atttccttcttaactgatattttttatttgggttatttttatagaaatatattAACCGGCCACCTTTTAAAacgattatattatttattacctatattttttaagttacacTAAATACTTTTCGGAGTAAACGGAgatttaatttcaagtgaatgCGAACcggattaattttaatttattccatCCCTTTcgaagtgaaattcacttcgaaaTGGGATTATATGCACATGTTagttataaagaaaaaacacGAACTACAGAAATAGTaactttttgtaaattaaaaacaaacaaaaaattattgtgtttAATCAAtgatgtttaaataaatcatttattattaaatacacatttaattattaaattcctGGATCAGAGTGGATAAAAGTTCAATATCAGCTcggtattttttgaaaataaatacctAAACTATAAGATATCcaagcaataaattttttttcacatttgtTAATAACTCGATTAAATAAGACTTAGATTTGGACCTAAATCATCAAAGTGCCGGTCTATGATTTTCAACTAGATGATGGTAAGTATTTCTAAtatcaatatattattgttaattaaaacaaaaagttttagtaattaaaataaactcaataaataaatttcactcaCCAAAAAAAACTTACGATTGTTATAAATGAAttcacaaagaaaaaaaaattaaaaagtgttgattaatttaaaagaaaaatcaaattaaaaaaattcaatgtcGTAGTTGTCAGTACTTAGTGTATCAAGCAAAGTGTTGAAGCTTAAAAACAGACTACGTTAGTTACCTAGAAGTACAATCTCTCTGGCTCCCACTTCTTAAAAACAAAGTTATGATCGCAAAAGTGGACAGACCGAGTTAATGTCTTACATTACCTGGGGATACTCTCAGACTCTTTCATATTTCTATCTCACTCAAGTTCTATGTTAGTAACATCTAAAACCTGGGGCAGTCTATCTCACTCATATGTAACCATTCACTTAATACTTAATACTCATTTCACATATCTTATATGAACTATCttgctaaatatatatatatgtttttaacTAGCTATGCCAAACTTTACGCAATATTTACGCTTTTTATAATAACCCTGATAAATCATCttctgatttattattttttttattttgcaaaaataaaatttatcgtgaACTTTAATACatgacaattgaaaattattattattattattttttgttcaatagataattttgcataaaaaaaattattattcttcttattattacatattattattatatttttatatattaaaatatttattgaaataaaaatttatttaaattaaatccaaGTTAaagttaagttaaaaaaatttttaaatattgactttctctaaaaatttttatgaaattttttttcaaatttctggTAAGGTAACAGACCtaatacccgatcagggaactagtactcgatcactctatgtatttgtatatctatatttagtaaattttagtaaaaatagaTATATGAATACATGaatgatcgggtactagtttcCTGATCGAGTACTGGGTTTCTTACCttactaatatttttgatacgtaataatttaaaaaaattttaattataaccgcgaaatttaaaagcatgaaaaaatgaataaaaataaatttatgtttcgAGTGTGGACCAGTCGTCATCAGAACCTGCGGAACTAAATACTTAAAGCAAATACATgttattaaaaagaatttatgagcaaatgaaattatttcaaagtaGTCGATAAttaactcaaatttttatttttacaaaaaaaaattttaatgctcATTTTATTGGATAAAgttacatacatatttatttacaaataatttcataaattcaaataaaaatattaattttaaaaaaataattcatttaaaaacaaaaaaaagaaataaacaaattattaatagtgTCTAGTTATTAGCCAATTTCAATGTTggaattaattgattatctttggcaatatatatatatataaatatatatattgcaacATTACCCCTTTACTggaaagtgaaatttttttttttacgcataCTTTTACttctccattttttatttacacacacaaataattatatttaaatataattttaaactcttttatatttaatttaagcaAATTTACCCAATTACcatgtacataaaaaaaagtgtctatttaactaaaaaaatttaatttttttgctaaacacatatttataaattgacgTAATATAATTCACAAAAGACACTAAtgaaatgagaaaaaaaaaaacaaaacaaaaacaaaaatcataattgtaattaagtATTGTttgatgtttttattttattgagttataaattattatttctgacgCTTAATGACTTTGACGTCAGCACAATTAATAATACACATAAATTCTTACACgtgtataaaatatgtatggataaaaataatgataacaattataattagttcttataatttactaaaactacaattaattataacttttttttttaacttttaaattgaaataaaaagtaacaCAATTCgctattattcaaaaaattttatttcacacattcaatttatgatttttgaattataaataaataaataaaagttcacattaaataattaaattaaatacaataattatatttataatcatattaattattaattccattaaatcaatcaatagaaatgaataattaagataaaaaaaatttttatttcaacctGAGTCACCTTTCCTGGAAAGTAGTTGCGTGGactattgatatatatatcgaatactattaataataatatactatTAGTTCGACTATGCTTGCATACATGATACTAATAAGTTACATTaacgtttaaaataattattgtgcataaaaaaattgagtgaagcattaaattaaatcggcaaaaataattttttattaatttaaatttaaaaaaaaagaagtttttTTGGTCCAATGGGTTTAGTTTGTGAGCTTACATTTTGTAGCATGCATATGCGGGAttgctggaaaaaaaaattttttgggttattttaaaatttaaaattgtatataaaaattaatctatagatattaaatatatttacttgatgattttttcaaatgctGCTTTTGAGCAGTCAGACCAAACCCAAGGGTAACTTGGATGCACTTCAGAACTCATTATGTAATCAGTTCCACAGCCTAGATCTTGGTCACTTTGAACTCCAAATCTGTAAgagtcataaaaattatagtactgttataactgataaataaaaataatcttaaagCAGCCTTGTGTTAATTTTGCAAAAGTGTTTTGAAGAGAACCCTTCCGATCTACGTCTTTATATAGTTGTAAATTCTGTCACAAGATATTAATGCAAGATTTTAGTATGACTTGCCGTGATATTGTATGAAATAATATTGTAGATTTACACAGGGCTCGTTGATAAAATCACTTACGCATTTTTTGAGCAAAACTTGGGccagaaatttattcaagataTTCACTGACGCATGAGTTACGTCAGATTCGCTCAAGAAACGCTATATATCTATCTCTGTCCCTTTACCCCTTCTTTTGACCTacgatatatatttagtgATTGTTGAGCAAATCTGGTTGAGTATCTTTAAtactcagaaaaaaaggatttttccgtgcaaaaaaattattacacgcttaaaaaaatttttgcattatgaattgaaaacgaaaatttccTTGAGGCGAGAAAACATTTTCTTGAtccaagaaatcatttttttttgtgtaaatttCTGGCGCAAATTTGGCTCACGATATGCGTAAGTAATTTTATGAACGAGCCATGTGTGAGCTTGCACAATTTTTTACATACAACATAACACAAAGTTTTGTTGTAAGTCTTGCACaagaattgaataaaatttttatatggcATTATAACTCTGAAATctcttttgaaataaaaaattttgaatcttttAACTAGAACTACATAGATCTGGGTAATTTTATAGTTAATGGTACTTTTGATTATGAATAAGAACAGCGTGATCATATAGGgggtgtataaaaaaaaatttaattacttcttCGCAATCAGTTGTGTAGCATAGAGGCCAAAATGGGCTGGAATATAATTGATGAGTGCACCATTCAGTAAAGGTGCAAGTATTTCCTGGTTATCGGAACAACTGCTCCAAAGGGATGACCCACTAgtcaattttgtttttgtgttCTCGCTACATACATCTTGACTGAtgaattcaaagtaaatattaataatgataaattataaattatataattatatatatatataaatatatatataaatataataattattagtagtTATACTCACCCTGACATAAAAGCAACGAAGTTATATTTAAGATCTCTAAAGTTATTGAAATGATCACTGAACCAACTAATCAATCTATTGAATGACGTAGTCTGAGGATAACATGAACTATTTCCTAAGTTTGATAAACCAAATATGTCAGGatgctgaaaaaaatatatttataatatatacatattttgtattaaaaactttacgataatttattcgagaataaatatttttaaactaaaacaATGGATGGAATACTTTTTACCTTTTTGAGGcaattgaataattcaacaattatttctttaattaaagaaataaagtaattattaagtaaacgactaattatataattaaaaaataaatagtacaaaaacaaattttttacgtacTTCTGGTACAATAATTCCGGCAATACGTAATTTTATCTGTGGATTTTGCAATTGACTTAATCTCACTGCAGTTTCATCCCATTTTTCAAGTACAGTTTGTAATAAATCTTTTTGTGCGACATATTTCTGAAGTTTATAATCACAGACAACTAATACATTTAATACAAATGTGTCtataatgaaaacaaaattattagtttctatttttcgtttatgaacggctttttaaatttattttcaagttaCTTACTAGTGCGGTCGTTAGCtggatttttgtaataatCATATGACACTGAAGCTTCGAATACCTgattaaacaataatattattattatttatattgttatctatattattaagagaataaagaaaattttgttccagcCATATCTTTATGTTAGAATTAGTtatattaatgtttttaaatttggtATCATGGTAAAGATCGTGACTTGAATTTATGTCTTTTCaactcttttttatattgtcaAGTATCGAAATAAAcgaatttatctatatcatttaaaatacattttcactgtaaaaaattagcggagtaAATCCGGAGCGGATGAACACGGAAAAAAACGAATGTTTACTTATTGAtttccctcggagtgaaattcactcctaaAAAGAGttgatttcaatattaaaactccgaatcggagtgaatgcggatttaattaaaatctgtaataactccaaaatcactcccaattttttgcagtgtaaattacgtatgaaaataaaaagacgatcatatttattttctacaaataaattaatgttttaaatcACTCTATCACTGAATATAGCTGAATACCACTGAATATATATAGCTATtgtctatattattaagagagaATAGGAAAAGTTCAGTTCATCGCATGTCtctatgataataaaaattaaacaaatttaattagataTCAGTAAAAAGGTCTTGACTTTAATTAGTGCCTTAATTTTAGATGATTTTATGTTATTGTTAGTTCTGTGCCTTAACGTTTCATAAATCTACTtattaacatatataaattttgcgCTCAAAGATAttgatatatgattagatTACTAAtaccaaaattttcaaatattttgagaCTAgatactcaatttttttgtaacggAAGACAACACTCTTTTGGTAAACCctcgaaatttaataattttttttttcatttcttatcatagtttggaaaaaaaaatttattaggcaactattatgataaaatttgatcgtatgtaaatttttttttttaaatttcatgattattcaattatttaaatcgatGAATTTGCGGATTAATGACAAAATTTGTCTTATTAGcctttaatgataataaaaatttaaaaaagtatctgaGTGTTAATTACCAAGACTTtaatgaacaattaaattcaaattataatcaataagTTTAGTAATGACTAATGACCCCCAGGCAGTCACGTAGTAACGAAATGCTGCtcgttattataataaaaaatttaagttataaattttaagtaatattATTTCTACTTACATTATCTGATCTATTGAATTCCACTTTATTATCTGACgaatattttacataaaagaCTGGAGTTTCTGGACCAATGATCAGATTGGTCCTCAACGACAGAAGATGACTGTTGTCAGGAATTATAGCACTCATGGCACCATGGATAGTTAATGTTATCAATAACTTAACTagaaaattatctacaatatgaaaaacaaaaagttcaTAATAATCCAGCATAAAAGagacgaaaaaatatttaagtaaacaataaatcaacaatataattaataaataaatcaattttacttACCCATTTcgttttttgatatttttaaatttaaactttacaaACTTGTCACGGTATCGTCACTTGACGTTGTTCAAAAGAACTGTAATGTGAAGACGTTACTTCGTCCTGCATTTATATACAAGATCCCTTTCCGAAGATACAATAGGGGAAGGACGTCACTGTATCCTAAAGACAAATTCAATACGTCAGTGAAAACTATTTGTATAGAAAAATCTTAATCTACGCatgataattgtttttaatccATAATTGACGcacaaaatatataacaaatgtaaaaaatagtcATATGTTTCGGCGGGCATTGACGtaaatgaagataaaaaaagaggCTCAACGAAATAATTGTCGAAAGTAAGTTTACTACGTTACGTCAAGTGAATTTATTATCGATAGAaagagaattattattatttatattttttttattctaatcaTCAGTACATATTCGGAGTCagcgaataattcgaattaacGAATTCaagtatttgaattattcgtaaattgatgttataaagtttttaaaatctatattattaagaggataagaaaaattttgttccagtCTTATctatatatgatagaataagttaatgttattaaatttggtatcGTTAGAAAAGTCTTGACTATACATTCATCAAGATCAATAAGATTGCGAGTTAATGATGAGATTTGtctcattaaatttcaatgatgATTATAATAACCCAAGGAGCACACTTGCTTTTGTGACATTTATACGATATCAGTTTTTACTACTTTT
This window of the Microplitis mediator isolate UGA2020A chromosome 8, iyMicMedi2.1, whole genome shotgun sequence genome carries:
- the LOC130673988 gene encoding uncharacterized protein LOC130673988; this translates as MDNFLVKLLITLTIHGAMSAIIPDNSHLLSLRTNLIIGPETPVFYVKYSSDNKVEFNRSDNVFEASVSYDYYKNPANDRTNTFVLNVLVVCDYKLQKYVAQKDLLQTVLEKWDETAVRLSQLQNPQIKLRIAGIIVPEHPDIFGLSNLGNSSCYPQTTSFNRLISWFSDHFNNFRDLKYNFVAFMSGQDVCSENTKTKLTSGSSLWSSCSDNQEILAPLLNGALINYIPAHFGLYATQLIAKKFGVQSDQDLGCGTDYIMSSEVHPSYPWVWSDCSKAAFEKIINNPAYACYKM